The Patescibacteria group bacterium sequence GAGTTACAACGAGTTACTATAAATTACTTCCCAACTTTTTAATATCTGACAACCTTAGAAGTCCCTTCTGCGTCCCAATCTCCGCCACCACCGAAGCGCTATTTATCAATGCCAATTTTAAAGCTTTTTCAATATTATTATACAAATGCAGGCCAGCTATAAACGACGAACCAAAAGCATCGCCGGCACCAGTGGTATCAACCGCTTTTGTCTTGCGCGCTCTTTTATGATAAAGTTTGTCACCGTCATACGCATAAACTCCTTTTTCTCCAGCCGTGATAACTACCATGCCAACACCCCAGCCATAAATCGTTTCTAATAAATATTCGGCTTTTTTAATGTGAGAATTTGGTTTGCCAATGGTTTTGTCAGAAAGCACCAACTCTATCGCCTCGTCCTGATTTAAAATTAAAACATCTGTTAAACGCAAAAATTTATCTAAAATTTTCTTTCCACCTTCAAGTTGAGTACTGCCAGGATTCCAGGCCAGCTTAGTGCCTGACCGTTTCCGCCAACCACCAGGCGGAAATTTTGATTTTTGAACATAGGAAATAATAGTTTTTAAAATTGATTGCCAATCCGCCCCGGTTAAAGACGACAAATACACCCACTTACTATTGGCTTTCTTTAAATCGTCCTTACTGATGTCTAGGCCGTTGTTAGCTCCTCGATACAAAAAAGCCGCGTGTTCTTGCTCGTGGCTACGGGTTATGGCGATAAAAGAAAACCCAGTGGCCCCATCCTTATTAACTTGAACAAATGATGTATCAACTCCCTCGGTTTTTAAATCCTCTTTTACTTTTTCACCTTCCTTATCATCTCCAATGCAGGCAATAGTAATGGTTTTTAGCCCTAATCGCGAAAAAGCCACGGCGGTATTGCAAGCTCCGCCGCCAGTGGAAAAATAAGCTTCCTCAATATTAATCTTGGCTCCCTGCTCAAAACAAACCAACCTTTGACGGGTTGGGTCTTTTTTATTATTCGCTACCTGACCCTCGTCAGTATAAAAAATAATATCCCGGGTAGCCCCGCCGATTGTTAGAATGTCAAGTTTCTTGATAGGCATAGGTTATTATTTATTATTCAGCTATTTATTTATTCATTGTTCAAAAAATTGATAAAACATATCTGTGAACTGCGGCTATCCGCTTTAATCGGTGGCAATCCGTGTACTATAATTATACAAAAAAATAAAAACTATAGCAAATAAAAAAGCGGAGAGGCATGAAAAAACCTTTCCGCTTACTTTTTTATTCTAAGGAACAATCAGGGAATCAACGACCATTCTCCATCTTCGGGCCGCTTCCCCGTACCAAACTTCCAAGCAATATATTCAGAAGCCTCATCACCAGCTGGCAAGATTGCCGGGCTCGGACGGCCTTCCTCTCTCAAAGCCAAATTATACCAAGCCAGAGCTAATTCAGATTTGGGTTTGGCCCGAAGCTCGGCCACAACATGCCTGTCCAATTTCAAGCCATAGCTGGCTAAACGAACTGCAAAATAGTAGGCCATTGCCTTTTTATCTTCGGGCAGCTTACCGGCTTCTTCTGGGATGAACTCCTGCCCCACACCAGCAAAAGCCTTTTCCGTTGCTTCGCGGTCTTCTTTAATATTGGATAGAATGGCTACTAAACGGTCCACAACATCTTTGGCATCAAGAGTGAATCTGACTGCTGTCGGTATTACTGGTTGAGGCCTGGGCAGTACTGGTGGTCTGGGAATTGGCGGAATGCGCCGGATAACTCCTCGGCCTGTGGGAAAACCAAGATAGGTTAACTCCTTGGCTGTCCCCCTTTTTACTCCACCAGCTTGAATCCGACGGGCTCCCATTAATCCCAAATAAACCCCAGTAGTCCCCCAACCTTCTTCCCATTCCCAAACAGTTGGCAAATTAACAGGAATCTCTATTCTCTCGGGCTTCTTGCCGGGAATTTCCTTTAAGGACACGGCCACAAACGAGGTGTACCTACAAATAACGCCATACTTTAGGCTCGTTTCGGTCTGGGTATCTTTATCCGGATTTTCCCGAATATAATCCCTGGCCCAAACATGGGTAGCGAAGTTGCACTCATCGGCCGTTGCAATGTGCAAATCCCATGAAAGCACTTCACCAACTGGATTCTTACCCTTGATGATGATCTGACCTGGCTCGGCCTTGAAGCGAAGGCTAATAGTCGCTGGCCTGGCCTTAAAGACATCAGAAAGACCAACAACATCAGCACCTTTGGCTTCCACGGAAACACCTTCAAGAACCGGACCAGAAATATAACCCGTCATCCTACCAGCCACTGCATCATAACCCTCACCAGGATAAACACATTCCCATGTACCCCCGGTTTCTTTAGCCAACATTTTAATAACTTCATCGTTTACAGCCGTATCAATACCCACCGAGATAATACGGACACCTTTGCCAGTGTAACGCAGACTTTCGGTCTGGCCATCTGTCACCAGCAGTATTACACCTGGCCGGCCAGAATCAGTGAACATCTGGTGTGCTTGAGTAAGCGCCGGCCCCAGGTCCGTACCACCACTGGCCTTCAGCCTATCAATGAACTTCTCTGTGGCTTCGGTAATCTCTCCAATGGGATGACTGGGCCAAACCATCTCTTTATTACTAAAAGGCAGGATACCTAATCGGTGATCAACATTCTGCGCTCTAAGATTTCCCGCAATCTTTTTAGCAATAACCTTAAGACCTTCAATCTTAGCACCAGACATAAAACCCATACTACCCGAACAATCCAAAACCGCCACGATATCTGAACCAACTGGTGTCACCTCTCCAGGAGGCACAATGCTGGCCAGAACAAAGCTTTCGCTGTCAAACTCTCCCTTATGGACCGCGACCTCCGGCACTTCAGACAAAG is a genomic window containing:
- a CDS encoding carbohydrate kinase family protein, whose product is MPIKKLDILTIGGATRDIIFYTDEGQVANNKKDPTRQRLVCFEQGAKINIEEAYFSTGGGACNTAVAFSRLGLKTITIACIGDDKEGEKVKEDLKTEGVDTSFVQVNKDGATGFSFIAITRSHEQEHAAFLYRGANNGLDISKDDLKKANSKWVYLSSLTGADWQSILKTIISYVQKSKFPPGGWRKRSGTKLAWNPGSTQLEGGKKILDKFLRLTDVLILNQDEAIELVLSDKTIGKPNSHIKKAEYLLETIYGWGVGMVVITAGEKGVYAYDGDKLYHKRARKTKAVDTTGAGDAFGSSFIAGLHLYNNIEKALKLALINSASVVAEIGTQKGLLRLSDIKKLGSNL
- a CDS encoding VWA domain-containing protein, with the translated sequence MAEKKVQGGAEKEAKAPSTIPLKHISYSAEVDGIFAGVKCSQQFKNEAQESIEAVYVFPMPEEASATGCAMQIGERRVEAELKEREKARKKYEEAIETGHHASLLEQERVNIFTMNVGGIEPGEEINVEVKYVQRVPWQAGGGRFVIPLVVAPRFIPGEPTGQQAGGWSPDTDEVPDASRITPVVAKEGVPYNADITVRFSPGFRCQLSSPSHPAIVEEREVGADETVEIQTGDIRTDRDVILVYESLSEVPEVAVHKGEFDSESFVLASIVPPGEVTPVGSDIVAVLDCSGSMGFMSGAKIEGLKVIAKKIAGNLRAQNVDHRLGILPFSNKEMVWPSHPIGEITEATEKFIDRLKASGGTDLGPALTQAHQMFTDSGRPGVILLVTDGQTESLRYTGKGVRIISVGIDTAVNDEVIKMLAKETGGTWECVYPGEGYDAVAGRMTGYISGPVLEGVSVEAKGADVVGLSDVFKARPATISLRFKAEPGQIIIKGKNPVGEVLSWDLHIATADECNFATHVWARDYIRENPDKDTQTETSLKYGVICRYTSFVAVSLKEIPGKKPERIEIPVNLPTVWEWEEGWGTTGVYLGLMGARRIQAGGVKRGTAKELTYLGFPTGRGVIRRIPPIPRPPVLPRPQPVIPTAVRFTLDAKDVVDRLVAILSNIKEDREATEKAFAGVGQEFIPEEAGKLPEDKKAMAYYFAVRLASYGLKLDRHVVAELRAKPKSELALAWYNLALREEGRPSPAILPAGDEASEYIAWKFGTGKRPEDGEWSLIP